One genomic segment of Rivularia sp. PCC 7116 includes these proteins:
- a CDS encoding gamma carbonic anhydrase family protein: protein MSTTSYWSSPDISAAAFIAVNAVVMGSVSIGEGASIWYGAVVRADVERIEIGKYTNIQDGAILHGDPGKPTILEDYVTIGHRAVVHSAYIETGTLIGIGAVILDGVRVGSGSIIGAGSVVTKNVPPSSLVVGVPGKVIRQNSPQEAAELIEHAKRYQKLALVHAGKGTDLGFVKE, encoded by the coding sequence GTGTCTACCACTTCCTACTGGTCTTCTCCCGATATTTCAGCAGCAGCTTTTATTGCGGTAAATGCTGTTGTGATGGGTTCGGTTAGCATTGGAGAAGGAGCAAGCATTTGGTACGGTGCGGTTGTTAGAGCTGATGTAGAGCGGATTGAAATTGGTAAATACACTAATATCCAAGACGGAGCAATTCTCCACGGCGATCCAGGTAAACCTACTATTTTAGAAGACTACGTTACCATTGGACATCGAGCCGTAGTACATTCTGCATACATCGAAACTGGAACTTTAATCGGTATTGGTGCAGTAATCCTTGATGGAGTACGTGTAGGAAGCGGCAGTATTATTGGTGCAGGTTCAGTAGTAACTAAGAATGTACCTCCCTCGTCTCTCGTCGTTGGAGTTCCAGGCAAAGTAATACGTCAAAATTCTCCTCAAGAAGCAGCAGAATTAATCGAACATGCTAAGCGCTATCAAAAATTGGCTTTAGTTCATGCTGGCAAAGGTACGGATTTAGGCTTTGTTAAAGAATGA
- a CDS encoding folylpolyglutamate synthase/dihydrofolate synthase family protein, whose protein sequence is MDIDSLLQPRKRFGVHLGLERIEKLLRNLGNPQNQVRVIHVAGTNGKGSVCAYLSSVLTEAGYKTGRYTSPHLVDWTERICLNEQQISSSELANLLIQVQEAIDSQEESPTQFEVFTAAAWLYFAEQKVDVAVVEVGLGGRLDATNVCKKPLVTIISSISRDHMQQLGSTISAIAKEKAGILKAGCPAIIGQLPEEAESVVRQYANKLQCPVIKPSPAREIGDGLALIETEDKNNPQLTISKSIKYSLPLQGEVQLINSALAITALEIMQQQGWEISEEAIIQGIAKTKWPGRMQWSTWNGHELLIDGAHNKAAAEALRSYVDRVVAQSNQPQVRVAWVMGMLSTKEHDEVLKTLLRPNDELYLVPVPDHSSADEGELAKLAQNICPGLSLCQTDSDLTSAFSKAFSSNPHLLVLCGSLYLVGSFLKK, encoded by the coding sequence ATGGATATAGATTCTTTACTACAGCCTCGCAAACGGTTTGGGGTTCATCTAGGATTGGAGCGCATTGAGAAGCTTCTGAGAAATCTTGGTAATCCACAGAATCAAGTTCGGGTAATTCACGTTGCAGGAACAAATGGCAAAGGTTCTGTTTGCGCTTATTTATCTTCAGTTTTAACCGAGGCTGGATATAAAACGGGACGCTATACTTCACCTCACTTAGTTGATTGGACGGAGCGGATTTGCTTAAACGAACAGCAAATTTCTTCATCCGAACTTGCTAATTTACTAATACAGGTACAAGAAGCGATTGATTCTCAAGAAGAATCACCGACTCAGTTTGAAGTATTTACTGCCGCAGCTTGGTTGTATTTTGCTGAGCAGAAGGTTGATGTGGCAGTGGTAGAAGTTGGATTGGGAGGACGCTTGGATGCTACTAATGTTTGTAAAAAACCTTTAGTAACTATTATTAGCTCTATCAGCCGCGACCATATGCAACAATTAGGTTCTACAATCAGTGCGATCGCCAAAGAAAAAGCAGGTATTCTTAAGGCTGGATGCCCTGCCATTATCGGACAATTACCAGAAGAAGCTGAATCGGTAGTACGGCAATATGCAAATAAATTGCAATGTCCGGTAATTAAACCATCCCCAGCAAGAGAAATTGGCGATGGTTTGGCTCTAATAGAGACAGAAGATAAAAATAACCCCCAGTTAACAATTAGCAAATCGATCAAATATTCTTTACCGCTTCAAGGAGAAGTACAGCTAATTAATTCTGCTTTAGCTATAACCGCTTTAGAAATAATGCAACAGCAAGGCTGGGAAATATCTGAAGAAGCAATTATTCAAGGTATTGCAAAAACTAAGTGGCCCGGAAGAATGCAGTGGAGTACTTGGAACGGACACGAATTACTAATTGATGGTGCCCACAATAAAGCCGCAGCAGAAGCATTAAGGAGTTACGTTGATAGGGTAGTTGCTCAATCAAATCAACCTCAAGTTAGGGTTGCTTGGGTAATGGGGATGCTTTCCACAAAAGAACATGATGAAGTTTTGAAAACTTTATTGCGACCAAATGATGAATTGTATTTGGTACCCGTACCAGACCATAGTTCTGCTGACGAGGGTGAATTAGCAAAATTAGCGCAGAATATTTGTCCGGGATTAAGTTTATGCCAAACAGATTCTGACTTGACATCAGCTTTTTCTAAGGCTTTTAGCTCAAATCCACATTTGCTTGTTTTATGTGGCTCGCTTTATTTGGTAGGAAGTTTTTTAAAAAAATAA
- the pilM gene encoding type IV pilus assembly protein PilM gives MVKGLSSLFGKSKSGVGIELAPQRVNVAQLRKQRQGLKLDVLTSVPVPEGIFIDGQIADPPTMAQIIQEALLESKIKASRVVTAVPGRESIVRLIPVPAELDDKELREMVLNHEAGLYLPYPREEADVDYQKLGYFVDEDGIEKVQVLLVATRKDVTDTYISTFEQAGLQVDVLEISSFSLIRTIRDQLRQFGPQEAAVLVNIEYDSTEIAIVVNGVPQFSRTVPIGTEQMQAALSRAMNLPTSRDMELLEGMTIPASSMEGGKTGVTEVNPGMAAMLRVLGELTDELRRSVDFYLNQAENLEIAQILLAGSGGGLIQLDEFFTQRLSLPTTQIDPVQALSLQVDDEDYPFVQRPGLGTVLGLGMRGAP, from the coding sequence GTGGTGAAAGGCTTAAGCAGTCTGTTTGGGAAATCCAAAAGCGGGGTTGGCATCGAGCTTGCACCACAACGAGTGAATGTAGCTCAGTTACGCAAGCAGCGCCAAGGTTTGAAATTGGATGTTTTAACTTCAGTGCCGGTTCCAGAAGGCATCTTCATTGATGGTCAAATAGCAGATCCGCCTACTATGGCACAAATCATCCAAGAGGCGCTTTTGGAAAGCAAAATCAAAGCGAGTCGTGTTGTAACTGCGGTACCCGGACGCGAGTCTATCGTGCGTCTTATTCCCGTACCTGCAGAATTAGACGATAAAGAGTTACGGGAAATGGTTCTAAATCATGAAGCAGGTTTGTATCTGCCTTATCCCCGTGAAGAGGCGGATGTGGATTATCAAAAGTTGGGATACTTTGTAGATGAGGATGGCATCGAAAAGGTACAAGTGCTTTTAGTCGCAACCCGTAAAGATGTTACAGATACCTACATAAGTACTTTTGAACAGGCAGGATTGCAGGTTGATGTTTTAGAAATTAGTAGTTTTTCTCTGATTCGGACAATCCGCGACCAACTACGCCAGTTTGGACCGCAGGAAGCCGCAGTCCTAGTAAATATTGAGTACGACAGCACTGAAATTGCAATCGTTGTTAATGGAGTTCCACAGTTTTCTCGTACCGTTCCTATTGGAACAGAGCAAATGCAAGCAGCCTTATCTAGAGCCATGAATTTACCTACATCTAGAGACATGGAACTATTAGAAGGAATGACTATTCCAGCTTCAAGTATGGAAGGCGGCAAAACAGGTGTAACTGAGGTAAATCCCGGTATGGCTGCCATGTTGAGAGTGTTAGGAGAACTTACCGATGAGCTGCGTCGTTCGGTCGATTTCTATTTGAATCAGGCTGAGAACTTAGAGATCGCGCAGATATTACTTGCAGGTTCTGGAGGTGGACTTATACAGCTAGATGAGTTTTTTACTCAACGCTTGAGTTTACCTACTACTCAGATAGACCCCGTACAAGCTCTATCCCTACAAGTAGATGATGAAGATTACCCCTTTGTACAGCGTCCTGGTTTGGGTACGGTACTTGGGTTAGGAATGCGAGGTGCTCCATAA
- a CDS encoding photosystem II protein Y: MNIDTRILIVVAPLAIAAGWALFNIGAAALRQLQTFLNKEA; the protein is encoded by the coding sequence ATGAACATTGATACTCGTATATTGATTGTTGTAGCACCTTTAGCTATTGCTGCTGGTTGGGCGTTGTTTAATATCGGGGCTGCTGCATTAAGACAACTGCAAACTTTTTTAAATAAAGAAGCGTAA
- a CDS encoding TIGR02652 family protein: MMNPGLQYPIFGPEIQCPHCRQTIPALTLTDTYLCPRHGAFEANPKTSELIHLQSGRHWRRWKDEWYRQHTHPDGIRFEIHEALDKLYTQGYRATKVIIARRYQELMGGYLERSSPWRGGQNSEVTSARLYGLPVDFSPETSNDSCWEVINFDLEKEPGVPVRYPYFRLFE, encoded by the coding sequence ATGATGAATCCAGGCTTGCAGTACCCGATATTTGGTCCCGAGATTCAGTGCCCCCACTGTCGTCAAACTATTCCGGCACTGACATTAACTGATACATATTTATGCCCCCGACACGGGGCTTTTGAAGCTAATCCGAAAACAAGTGAATTAATTCATCTCCAATCCGGGCGACATTGGCGAAGATGGAAGGATGAATGGTATCGTCAGCATACTCATCCCGACGGAATTAGATTTGAAATTCACGAAGCCCTCGATAAGCTATATACTCAAGGCTATCGAGCAACTAAGGTGATTATTGCTCGCCGGTATCAGGAATTAATGGGCGGTTATTTAGAGCGTAGTTCGCCATGGCGCGGCGGACAAAATTCAGAAGTAACTTCTGCGCGATTGTACGGTTTACCAGTGGATTTTAGCCCCGAAACTAGTAACGATTCTTGCTGGGAAGTTATAAATTTTGATTTGGAAAAAGAACCTGGCGTTCCGGTACGCTACCCTTACTTCAGATTGTTTGAATAA
- a CDS encoding VOC family protein produces MHHASIRTADIHQAITFYEQLGFTVCERFTTGYTLACWMEGLGGRIELIQIPEPKPAADAFADEHYVGYYHLSFDITELASDLPSWLNNVKEKFAAASLKQPKVIQPLKVLLEPTQQQIGSCIYEVAFIADTDNLPLEFIRNLTTK; encoded by the coding sequence ATGCATCACGCTTCTATTAGGACTGCGGATATCCACCAGGCAATCACCTTCTACGAACAATTAGGCTTTACAGTATGCGAACGCTTTACGACAGGTTATACTTTGGCTTGTTGGATGGAAGGATTGGGGGGAAGGATCGAACTAATTCAAATCCCCGAACCGAAGCCTGCTGCGGATGCATTTGCTGACGAACATTATGTGGGATATTACCATTTGTCATTCGATATTACCGAACTTGCATCCGACTTGCCCAGCTGGTTAAATAATGTCAAAGAAAAATTTGCCGCAGCATCTCTCAAGCAGCCAAAAGTAATACAGCCTTTGAAGGTACTCTTAGAACCAACTCAGCAGCAAATCGGCAGTTGTATCTACGAAGTTGCTTTCATTGCCGATACAGATAACTTACCCCTAGAATTTATTCGCAATTTAACCACTAAATGA